In Acidimicrobiales bacterium, the sequence CGGAGATGTCCGCCCGGGCCGGAGCCGAGCACGGCCAGGACGTTGCGGGTGATGCCCGTCAGGGCGGCGGTCACGTCGGGGATGGCGGGGGGCACCAGGGCGGCGGGGATCTGGGGCGGGGCGTCGGCCAGCTTGCTCACCCACCAGTTGGTGCCGGTGGCGAACACCCCTCCCCCACCGGGGGCGGTGTAGTAGGTGACATCGGAGTGACCGGGCCGGCCCCGGCACACCAGCGGGGAGTGGGCCCAGATCTCCACGTTGCGCGGGCCCGGCACCGTCAGGTCGAAGGCGTCGTACTCCGAGCCCACGACGTGGGGCAGGGCGTCCCCGCTCCGCAGGCCGGTTCCCTCCAGGCCCCAGGCCGCCGGCGCCGCCACCACCAGCGACGCGTCGACGGGGTTGGACTGGTACATGTTGCCGATCAGGAGGCTCTCCGGTCGGGGACGGGGCCCGCTCGGCCAGTCCGAGGTGACGTCGATGTCGTCGCGGCCGTTGAGGGGGTCCTCGGTTGCGACCTTGTAGCACACGACCCGCCGGCGCACGCCGGTGGTCGGGCTGGCCTCGAAGCGGATGTGGCGGAAGCAGGCGTTGGCCCCGAGGAACGCCAGGTTGACGCCGGCGTCGCGCGCCGCCAGCGCCCCGTCGAACATGGCCCGGGACCAGTACTCGTCGTGTCCGAGGCTCACGAGCACCCGGTGGCGGGTGAGCCGCTCGGGATTGCGGGACAGGTCGAGGTCGGTCCAGTACGCCATGTCGAGACCCCAGCGCTCGGCCAGCATCAGGAACGGGAGCTCGTTGCCCAGCCAGTCGGCGGCGCCGTTGGCCCAGTCGTCGTTGACCAGCCCGTAGGGGCGGTCGAACGACACCACCCGGGAGCGCGCCGCGTACGCCTCCCCGTTCCCCTGGCGGCCCAGGTACAGGCTGTAGCCGCCCCAGAGGTTGTAGGCCTGCCACGTGGTCACCGCGTTGAGGACCACCACCGCCGCCTCGCTGTGGTCGTCGCGCACCGTCAGCGGGACGTACTGCTGCTGCCCGCCGGCCCCGGCCAGCTTGAGCAGGTAATTGCCGGGAGGCCAGTCGTAGGTCACCGGGAAGCGCAGCGCGGGCGGCCACGCGCACTCGACCATGTTGATTCCGGGGGTGAACTGCGGCGGGGCCTGGGGGTGCCCCGGCGTCTCCGGGGAGCGCCAGACCAGCCGGGCGCCCCGGCCGCCGTACCAGCCCATCCGGTAGGCCTCGACGTGGAAGGTGGGCTCGGTCGTGCTCACGAACAGCGTGACGGTCTCGCCGGGCGCGGCGCTGGCCCGGTCGGCGTAGCCCTCGATGGCGTGGGGCACGGGCCGGCCCGTCACGATCCAGTCCAGGGTGCCGGGGCGGGCGTTCTCGGCCCGGACCCAACCGGCCGTGGGCA encodes:
- a CDS encoding twin-arginine translocation signal domain-containing protein, translating into MSKISRRRFLTGSAAAVAAGLTGGVARAVPAPAPPELPTAGWVRAENARPGTLDWIVTGRPVPHAIEGYADRASAAPGETVTLFVSTTEPTFHVEAYRMGWYGGRGARLVWRSPETPGHPQAPPQFTPGINMVECAWPPALRFPVTYDWPPGNYLLKLAGAGGQQQYVPLTVRDDHSEAAVVVLNAVTTWQAYNLWGGYSLYLGRQGNGEAYAARSRVVSFDRPYGLVNDDWANGAADWLGNELPFLMLAERWGLDMAYWTDLDLSRNPERLTRHRVLVSLGHDEYWSRAMFDGALAARDAGVNLAFLGANACFRHIRFEASPTTGVRRRVVCYKVATEDPLNGRDDIDVTSDWPSGPRPRPESLLIGNMYQSNPVDASLVVAAPAAWGLEGTGLRSGDALPHVVGSEYDAFDLTVPGPRNVEIWAHSPLVCRGRPGHSDVTYYTAPGGGGVFATGTNWWVSKLADAPPQIPAALVPPAIPDVTAALTGITRNVLAVLGSGPGGHLR